The sequence TGATGCAGTCGCTGGTGAGCACCAGCAACGCAAATGCCGCGTTGCAGGAAAGCATGCTGGTGGTGTCGCTGGGTTCGCAAGTGGGCTCGCAGGTGATGGCTGTGACCGGTTCAGCTGAGCTGGGCACGGAGCCGGTTCACGGCGGCATGGTGCTCGCGCATGCGTCCAGCGATTTGCAACTGGTGCTGACTGGCGCTGATGGCGTAGAGCATCGCGTGCCGCTCGGCGCGAAAGATGCCGGCGATGTGCGCTTCACGCTGAACCCGGCAGAGCATGGCCTGGCACCAGGCCAGTACACGCTGCGCGTGAGCACCGAAACCGGTGAAAAACCCCTGGTTGAAATGCAAGGTGAGCTAAAGAGTGTCCGGCTTGGTCTGGACGGCAAGGTCATCTTGAGTGTGGCGGGCATCGGTGAAGCCGATACCGCTTCGATTACCCGTTTTCTCGGCCGCCCGAACGCGGCAGGCCCCACGCCTTCCACCCGAAAAGGATTCTGGTCATGAGCTTCAATATTTCCCTCTCCGGTATCAACGCGGTCAACAACCAGTTGAACTCCATTAGCAACAACATCGCCAACAGCGGCACGTATGGCTTCAAGTCGGGCCGGGCGAACTTCTCGTCGACCTATATCAATGCCCAGCCTTCGGGTGTAGCAGTGGGCTCGACCTCGCAATCCATCAGCCAGACCGGCAACTTCTTTGCGACCGGACGCGGCATGGATGCGGCGATTCAGGGCAGCGGCTTTTTCGTCACGCGCGGTAGCGATGGCGCAATGCAGTTTTCCCGCGCGGGCATTTTCAACACCGATAAAGACGGCAGCATTGTCGATTTTCTCGGCCGCAAGGTTCAGGGCTATGGCCCGGAAGGCGGCGTGATGGGCGACCTGTCGGTGCCAGCGGGATCGATCCCGGCCTCAGCCAGCACGAGCCTCGACTACGTCGGCAACATGTCCGCTGACTGGAAAGCCCCCAGCGTGACGCCTTTCAGCAAGGATGATCCGGAGTCGTACAACGGAATGTCGGTAGCCACGGTGCACGACTCGATGGGCCGCAAACACACCGTGACGCAGTACTTCGTCAAAGGGGCGGGCAACGAGATGGAAGTGCACTACGCGATGAACGGCGTTAGCACCGGCACACCCACTCGCATGACGTTCGATACCGACGGCAAGCTGACTGCGCCGACCGGCAGCACGCGCCTGGATCTCGGCACGCCAGACGGCGCATCGCCGCTGGCGCTTGAGATCAAGTACACCGGCACGACGATGTTCGCGGGCGAGCAGAGCACCGCGACGAACCGCACCGATGGCTACAGCGCAGGCACCGTGACGGGCGTGCAACTGGCTGAGGATGGCTCGGTTGAAGTGCAGTACAGCAACGGCCAGAAATCGACCGCTGGCCGCGTGGTGCTGGCGACCTTCGCCAACGAAAATGCGCTGAAGCCAATCTCCGGCTCCGCCTGGGCGATGACTTCGGCCACTGGCGAGCCACTGTTCTCGGTGCCGGGTGCTGGCATGGCGGGCAAGCTGGCGATCGGCGCGCTCGAACAGTCGAACGTCGACATGACCGCTGAGCTGGTGCAACTGATGGGCGCACAGCAGAACTACCAGGCTAACTCGAAAGTGCTGTCGACCGAAAACGAAATGATGCGCACCCTGATGCAGGCGCTGTAACCCGATGGACGCGTTTATCTATACCGCGATGAGCGGTGCCGATCAGGCTCTGGTGGCACTCAATGTGCGTGCCAACAATCTGGCCAATGCGCAGACGTCGGGCTTTCGTGCCGATTTGATCTCGATGCAGAGCAAGAAGGTGCCGGGCTACGGCTACGACTCACGCCAGGACGTGCAGGTGGACCGCATGGCCGTGAACGCGGAGCCCGGGCGGCTCACCGATACCGGCCGCAAGCTCGACGTCGCCATTGATGGCCCTGGTTACCTTGCGCTCGATGGCCCGGAAGGCATCGTCTACACCCGTGCGGGCAGCATGGTGCTGGAGAGCGACGGCTCGCTGACGCTCGATAGCCTGCCCGTGATGGGCGAGGGGGGCGCGATTACGTTGCCCGAGCACGACCAGGTGATGGTGGGCACGGACGGCACGATCAACGTCCGCCCGCTAGGCGAAACCGAGTTGCAAACGGTGGGCAAGCTGCTGCTGGTCAACCCGGACCCAGCTGACGTCACCAAGGATTCGCATGGCTTCATCGTTTCCATCACAGGCTCGGCCTATGAGGTGGACGACTCGGTGCAAGTCAAAGGCTCGCATCTGGAGGGCAGCAACGTTTCTGCCGTAGACGAAATGATGCAAACCATGGCGCTGACGCGCTCATTCGAAATGCAGATGCGGCTGTACAAAACCGCAGACGAACTATCTGAAGCGGGCAACCGCTTGATCCGCGCGTAAGCGGACTTAAGCATCCGCAAGACCCGCAAGACCCGCAAGCACTCGCAAGCCCATACAAGCGCACCGCCATGCGCTTCACCCGCAAGCACAAGGACACACGATGAATCAGGCACTGTGGATCAGCAAGACTGGTATTCAGGCTCAGGAAGCCAAGCTGCAAACCATTGCGAACAACCTCGCCAACGTCAATACAGTTGGTTTCAAGCGCGACCGCGCGATGTTCGAAGATTTGTTCTATCGCACCGAGCAGCCACCAGGCGCACAGGTGTCGGAAAACTCGACCGGTGCTGGGATTCAGATTGGGAACGGCACGCGTCT is a genomic window of Paraburkholderia bonniea containing:
- a CDS encoding flagellar hook capping FlgD N-terminal domain-containing protein, with amino-acid sequence MLPLTPDMRAGSHGAPAGAAPMTAGAPSAVPSAAAPTSADGKPKENELSSLFTTLLVAQIQNQDPLAPMEASQFVTQFAQMNQIEVMQSLVSTSNANAALQESMLVVSLGSQVGSQVMAVTGSAELGTEPVHGGMVLAHASSDLQLVLTGADGVEHRVPLGAKDAGDVRFTLNPAEHGLAPGQYTLRVSTETGEKPLVEMQGELKSVRLGLDGKVILSVAGIGEADTASITRFLGRPNAAGPTPSTRKGFWS
- a CDS encoding flagellar basal body rod protein FlgF yields the protein MDAFIYTAMSGADQALVALNVRANNLANAQTSGFRADLISMQSKKVPGYGYDSRQDVQVDRMAVNAEPGRLTDTGRKLDVAIDGPGYLALDGPEGIVYTRAGSMVLESDGSLTLDSLPVMGEGGAITLPEHDQVMVGTDGTINVRPLGETELQTVGKLLLVNPDPADVTKDSHGFIVSITGSAYEVDDSVQVKGSHLEGSNVSAVDEMMQTMALTRSFEMQMRLYKTADELSEAGNRLIRA
- a CDS encoding flagellar hook-basal body complex protein, producing the protein MSFNISLSGINAVNNQLNSISNNIANSGTYGFKSGRANFSSTYINAQPSGVAVGSTSQSISQTGNFFATGRGMDAAIQGSGFFVTRGSDGAMQFSRAGIFNTDKDGSIVDFLGRKVQGYGPEGGVMGDLSVPAGSIPASASTSLDYVGNMSADWKAPSVTPFSKDDPESYNGMSVATVHDSMGRKHTVTQYFVKGAGNEMEVHYAMNGVSTGTPTRMTFDTDGKLTAPTGSTRLDLGTPDGASPLALEIKYTGTTMFAGEQSTATNRTDGYSAGTVTGVQLAEDGSVEVQYSNGQKSTAGRVVLATFANENALKPISGSAWAMTSATGEPLFSVPGAGMAGKLAIGALEQSNVDMTAELVQLMGAQQNYQANSKVLSTENEMMRTLMQAL